The Paralichthys olivaceus isolate ysfri-2021 chromosome 9, ASM2471397v2, whole genome shotgun sequence genome contains a region encoding:
- the pcdhb gene encoding protocadherin alpha-C2, which translates to MALEPGLFFPGDDRMNVWATVFVLCAVWPSALSVTRYSIAEEMERGSVVANLAADLGLEPGGLAQREVKLDIFTNKKYLDFNKKTGELYIVEKMDREYLCPAKPTSCFLKLDVIIESPLRIFNIELGITDINDNAPHFRRDRVELDVSESATPGERFSLPNAVDPDVGVNTIKTYKLSVSEQFTIEIQTGSDGTQYVDLVLTKSLDREEKAVHNLILTAVDGGVPVRSGTANIIVRVQDTNDNPPRFDRQTYTVNMTENSPIGTLVMKLNATDLDEGVNSEIVYSFTLYTSEKTQDVFALDPSTGEITVKGTIDYEDMKFYEMHIEAKDKGIHPLLGQCKLVVHVTDMNDNYPDITIQSVKNTVNENIPVGSVIALVAISDRDSGDNGKVSLSVHQPMPFILNMSSERPMHYHLIVSEPLDREIVPEYDITLIVTDAGTPPLFDNETITVHLLDINDNAPQFPRSFYTIRVMENNAPGALLSSLTAFDPDLHENQYLVYFILEKEIANTSMSMLFSINPENGNLYALKTFDYEIEKEFLFHIEARDSGSPPLSSNVTVHIVIVDQNDNAPVIVSPWRAHGSVVEEKIPRSTDKGSLVAKVIALDTDSVHNSRITYQFLQVTDATLFSLDQYNGEIRTMRMFSYRDPRHQRLVVVAKDNGEPALSATVTIKLSTVETVVKAYSDMTEVPLEYDIFSDLNLYLVIGLGSVSFLLLITILVTIVLKCQKPKPSKAAPPCRNSVISERNSTIADSTLVSNDAYWYSLFLAETRKGKLVVRQPVPKGSRYVVSSLPRGTGLTDTSDSAASTLQVRNGITPKKCTHHLSILSRMLLYAVNML; encoded by the coding sequence atggcTTTAGAACCTGGATTATTTTTTCCTGGAGATGATAGGATGAATGTCTGGGCCACTGTCTTTGTCTTGTGTGCAGTCTGGCCCAGTGCTTTGTCTGTGACGCGCTACTCCATAGCcgaggagatggagaggggcTCTGTTGTGGCCAATCTCGCTGCGGATTTGGGACTTGAGCCTGGAGGTTTGGCACAACGAGAGGTAAAACTTGATATTTTCACCAACAAGAAATATCTAGATTTTAACAAAAAGACAGGGGAGCTGTACATCGTGGAAAAGATGGACAGGGAATATCTTTGTCCGGCGAAGCCTACGTCTTGTTTTCTAAAGCTTGATGTGATCATAGAGAGTCCCTTACGCATCTTTAATATAGAACTCGGAATAACGGACATAAATGACAACGCTCCGCATTTTCGACGGGACAGAGTAGAGCTCGACGTGTCCGAGTCGGCGACGCCAGGAGAGAGGTTCTCCCTGCCTAATGCTGTGGATCCAGATGTTGGCGttaatacaattaaaacataTAAGCTCAGTGTCAGTGAACAATTCACCATCGAAATTCAGACGGGCAGTGATGGAACTCAGTATGTGGATTTGGTGTTGACTAAGTCtttagacagagaggagaaagctGTTCATAATCTAATATTGACTGCGGTGGACGGCGGAGTCCCTGTGCGCTCTGGCACTGCCAACATCATCGTCAGAGTACAGGACACAAACGACAACCCTCCTCGGTTTGACAGGCAGACCTACACGGTTAACATGACGGAAAACTCTCCGATCGGGACCTTGGTGATGAAGCTTAACGCCACAGATCTCGACGAGGGTGTGAATTCTGAGATTGTGTATTCGTTCACCCTTTACACGTCGGAGAAAACACAAGATGTCTTTGCTTTAGATCCGAGCACAGGGGAAATAACCGTGAAGGGCACTATTGACTACGAAGATATGAAATTCTATGAGATGCACATTGAGGCCAAGGACAAAGGGATTCATCCGTTACTGGGACAGTGTAAATTAGTTGTCCACGTGACTGATATGAATGACAATTATCCAGACATCACCATACAgtctgttaaaaacacagtgaatgagAACATCCCAGTGGGAAGTGTCATAGCTCTAGTTGCCATAAGTGACAGAGACAGTGGCGACAATGGAAAAGTGAGTTTATCAGTACATCAGCCCATGCCCTTTATTCTAAACATGTCATCAGAAAGACCCATGCATTATCATCTCATAGTGTCTGAGCCTTTAGATCGAGAAATTGTACCAGAATATGACATCACACTGATTGTGACTGATGCAGGAACTCCACCTTTATTTGATAATGAGACAATAACTGTGCATCTGCTTGATATCAATGACAACGCACCACAGTTCCCTCGGTCGTTTTATACGATACGTGTGATGGAGAATAACGCACCTGGTGCCTTGCTCAGTTCACTCACTGCCTTTGACCCTGACCTCCATGAAAACCAGTATCTGGTTTACTTCATCCTAGAGAAGGAGATAGCCAACACCTCCATGTCCATGCTGTTCTCCATCAACCCAGAGAACGGTAATCTTTACGCACTGAAAACTTTTGACTATGAGATCGAGAAGGAGTTTCTTTTCCACATCGAGGCCAGAGACTCCggctctcctccactcagcaGTAACGTGACCGTTCATATTGTTATTGTGGATCAGAACGACAACGCTCCGGTCATCGTGTCTCCGTGGCGCGCACACGGCTcggtggtggaggagaagatcCCCAGGTCCACTGATAAAGGCTCTCTGGTTGCCAAGGTGATCGCTTTAGACACAGACTCTGTGCACAACTCTCGGATTACCTACCAGTTTCTACAGGTGACTGACGCCACcttgttcagtctggaccaatACAACGGAGAGATCCGGACTATGAGGATGTTCAGTTACAGAGATCCACGCCACCAGAGACTGGTTGTTGTTGCCAAGGACAACGGGGAGCCCGCTCTCTCTGCTACAGTCACCATCAAGCTGTCCACAGTGGAGACTGTCGTTAAGGCCTACTCTGACATGACTGAGGTGCCTCTAGAGTACGACATCTTCTCAGACCTAAACCTGTATTTGGTGATCGGTCTGGGCTCCGTGTCCTTTCTCCTGCTCATCACCATATTGGTCACCATCGTGCTCAAGTGTCAGAAACCCAAGCCCAGCAAAGCGGCTCCTCCCTGCAGGAACAGTGTGATCAGTGAGAGGAACTCCACCATCGCAGATTCCACTCTGGTGTCCAACGATGCCTACTGGTACAGTCTGTTTCTGGCAGAGACCAGGAAAGGAAAGCTGGTGGTCAGACAGCCTGTGCCAAAGGGCTCCAGATACGTCGTGTCCAGTCTACCGAGAGGCACAGGACTCACAGATACTAGTGACTCAGCAGCTTCTACTCTGCAGGTAAGAAATGGAATTACACCTAAAAAATGCACACATCATTTATCAATATTGAGCCGTATGTTGCTTTATGCTGTGAACATGTTGTAG